A window of the Clupea harengus chromosome 8, Ch_v2.0.2, whole genome shotgun sequence genome harbors these coding sequences:
- the zgc:165573 gene encoding cysteine-rich and transmembrane domain-containing protein 1, producing the protein MNYDQPPAYVGPGASAPGYPGASAPGYPVASAPGYPVASAPGYPDPSAQGYPGYPTQGYQAYQGQGYPVTSDITNQAYPTYPPGPPGAYPPQPGYQGYPVPPQPQFGWQDGPPGQAYGEPPKNTVYVVEERRQADSGGSGQACLTACWTALCCCCLMDMMT; encoded by the exons ATGAATTACGATCAGCCACCTGCCTATGTGGGCCCCGGTGCCTCTGCCCCTGGCTACCCCGGTGCCTCTGCCCCTGGCTACCCCGTTGCCTCTGCCCCTGGCTACCCCGTTGCCTCTGCCCCTGGCTACCCCGACCCCTCTGCCCAAGGGTATCCTGGATATCCTACACAAGGGTATCAAGCGTACCAGGGTCAAGGGTATCCAGTCACGTCAGATATAACCAACCAAGCCTACCCCACATATCCACCTGGACCTCCTGGGGCATACCCACCACAGCCGGGCTACCAGGGATACCCGGTGCCCCCACAACCCCAGTTTGGATGGCAAGATGGCCCACCTGGACAAGCGTACGGGGAACCTCCGAAAAACACAG TGTATGTGGTGGAGGAGCGGCGGCAAGCTGACTCAGGGGGGTCTGGGCAGGCCTGTCTGACCGCCTGCTGGACagccctctgctgctgctgcctcatGGACATGATGACCTGA
- the mat2b gene encoding methionine adenosyltransferase 2 subunit beta isoform X2: MCEKESELKIEFSPGHVELIKENVAIPYRRVLVTGATGLLGRAVYEEFQNNAWDSLGCGYTRARPRFLKCNLLDEEALRSIIQQFQPHVIVHCAAERRPDVVERHTEAAFNLNVHTSATLAKEAAGIFLIYISTDYVFDGRNPPYGENDAPNPLNLYGKSKLEGEREVLRHNPGAVILRVPILYGEVERVDESAVTVLWNRVQEGAESCTIDHCQQRFPTYCKDVARVCRQMAERRTQEPTLQGIFHYSGKEQMTKYEMSCAIADAFNLPSSHLIPLTEQPAGAGAQRPQNAQLECSRLEVQGLSVEPTPFKTAIRDVLWPFLQDKRCRQTAFH, encoded by the exons ATGTGCGAGAAGGAAAGTGAACTTAAGATTGAATTTTCCCCAGGGCATGTGGAATTAATAAAG GAGAATGTGGCAATCCCATACAGACGCGTGCTAGTAACAGGTGCCACGGGGCTACTTGGTCGCGCTGTGTATGAAGAGTTCCAGAACAATGCCTGGGATTCTCTGGGTTGTGGCTACACACGGGCACGTCCTCGTTTTCTCAAGTGCAACTTGCTGGATGAGGAGGCCTTGCGGTCAATAATCCAGCAGTTTCAG CCCCATGTGATTGTACACTGTGCCGCAGAGAGGAGGCCAGATGTGGTGGAACGCCACACTGAAGCTGCCTTCAACCTCAATGTCCATACATCAGCCACCCTGGCTAAAGAGGCAG CTGGGATCTTTCTCATCTACATCAGCACTGATTATGTGTTTGATGGCCGTAACCCTCCCTATGGAGAGAATGATGCCCCCAATCCCTTAAATCTCTACGGCAAATCCaagctggagggagagagggaagtccTGAGACATAACCCAG GGGCCGTCATCCTGCGGGTGCCCATCCTGTACGGTGAGGTGGAGCGTGTGGACGAGAGTGCGGTGACCGTGCTGTGGAACCGCGTGCAGGAGGGAGCGGAGAGCTGCACCATAGACCACTGCCAGCAGCGCTTCCCCACGTACTGCAAAGACGTGGCCCGGGTCTGCAGGCAGATGGCCGAGAGAAGAACGCAG GAGCCCACATTGCAAGGCATCTTCCATTATTCTGGTAAAGAGCAAATGACCAAATACGAGATGTCGTGTGCAATAGCTGATGCGTTTAATCTACCCAGCAGCCACCTCATACCG ctGACAGAGCAGCCTGCGGGTGCCGGGGCGCAGCGTCCTCAGAACGCCCAGCTGGAGTGCTCACGGCTGGAGGTGCAGGGCCTGAGCGTGGAGCCCACCCCCTTCAAGACGGCCATCAGGGATGTCCTCTGGCCCTTCCTGCAGGACAAGCGCTGCAGGCAGACCGCCTTTCACTGA
- the mat2b gene encoding methionine adenosyltransferase 2 subunit beta isoform X1: MCEKESELKIEFSPGHVELIKQENVAIPYRRVLVTGATGLLGRAVYEEFQNNAWDSLGCGYTRARPRFLKCNLLDEEALRSIIQQFQPHVIVHCAAERRPDVVERHTEAAFNLNVHTSATLAKEAAGIFLIYISTDYVFDGRNPPYGENDAPNPLNLYGKSKLEGEREVLRHNPGAVILRVPILYGEVERVDESAVTVLWNRVQEGAESCTIDHCQQRFPTYCKDVARVCRQMAERRTQEPTLQGIFHYSGKEQMTKYEMSCAIADAFNLPSSHLIPLTEQPAGAGAQRPQNAQLECSRLEVQGLSVEPTPFKTAIRDVLWPFLQDKRCRQTAFH, encoded by the exons ATGTGCGAGAAGGAAAGTGAACTTAAGATTGAATTTTCCCCAGGGCATGTGGAATTAATAAAG CAGGAGAATGTGGCAATCCCATACAGACGCGTGCTAGTAACAGGTGCCACGGGGCTACTTGGTCGCGCTGTGTATGAAGAGTTCCAGAACAATGCCTGGGATTCTCTGGGTTGTGGCTACACACGGGCACGTCCTCGTTTTCTCAAGTGCAACTTGCTGGATGAGGAGGCCTTGCGGTCAATAATCCAGCAGTTTCAG CCCCATGTGATTGTACACTGTGCCGCAGAGAGGAGGCCAGATGTGGTGGAACGCCACACTGAAGCTGCCTTCAACCTCAATGTCCATACATCAGCCACCCTGGCTAAAGAGGCAG CTGGGATCTTTCTCATCTACATCAGCACTGATTATGTGTTTGATGGCCGTAACCCTCCCTATGGAGAGAATGATGCCCCCAATCCCTTAAATCTCTACGGCAAATCCaagctggagggagagagggaagtccTGAGACATAACCCAG GGGCCGTCATCCTGCGGGTGCCCATCCTGTACGGTGAGGTGGAGCGTGTGGACGAGAGTGCGGTGACCGTGCTGTGGAACCGCGTGCAGGAGGGAGCGGAGAGCTGCACCATAGACCACTGCCAGCAGCGCTTCCCCACGTACTGCAAAGACGTGGCCCGGGTCTGCAGGCAGATGGCCGAGAGAAGAACGCAG GAGCCCACATTGCAAGGCATCTTCCATTATTCTGGTAAAGAGCAAATGACCAAATACGAGATGTCGTGTGCAATAGCTGATGCGTTTAATCTACCCAGCAGCCACCTCATACCG ctGACAGAGCAGCCTGCGGGTGCCGGGGCGCAGCGTCCTCAGAACGCCCAGCTGGAGTGCTCACGGCTGGAGGTGCAGGGCCTGAGCGTGGAGCCCACCCCCTTCAAGACGGCCATCAGGGATGTCCTCTGGCCCTTCCTGCAGGACAAGCGCTGCAGGCAGACCGCCTTTCACTGA
- the mat2b gene encoding methionine adenosyltransferase 2 subunit beta isoform X3: MNQVQGKMPLFEYADYEQENVAIPYRRVLVTGATGLLGRAVYEEFQNNAWDSLGCGYTRARPRFLKCNLLDEEALRSIIQQFQPHVIVHCAAERRPDVVERHTEAAFNLNVHTSATLAKEAAGIFLIYISTDYVFDGRNPPYGENDAPNPLNLYGKSKLEGEREVLRHNPGAVILRVPILYGEVERVDESAVTVLWNRVQEGAESCTIDHCQQRFPTYCKDVARVCRQMAERRTQEPTLQGIFHYSGKEQMTKYEMSCAIADAFNLPSSHLIPLTEQPAGAGAQRPQNAQLECSRLEVQGLSVEPTPFKTAIRDVLWPFLQDKRCRQTAFH, encoded by the exons ATGAATCAGGTGCAGGGgaaaatgcctttatttgagtATGCGGACTATGAG CAGGAGAATGTGGCAATCCCATACAGACGCGTGCTAGTAACAGGTGCCACGGGGCTACTTGGTCGCGCTGTGTATGAAGAGTTCCAGAACAATGCCTGGGATTCTCTGGGTTGTGGCTACACACGGGCACGTCCTCGTTTTCTCAAGTGCAACTTGCTGGATGAGGAGGCCTTGCGGTCAATAATCCAGCAGTTTCAG CCCCATGTGATTGTACACTGTGCCGCAGAGAGGAGGCCAGATGTGGTGGAACGCCACACTGAAGCTGCCTTCAACCTCAATGTCCATACATCAGCCACCCTGGCTAAAGAGGCAG CTGGGATCTTTCTCATCTACATCAGCACTGATTATGTGTTTGATGGCCGTAACCCTCCCTATGGAGAGAATGATGCCCCCAATCCCTTAAATCTCTACGGCAAATCCaagctggagggagagagggaagtccTGAGACATAACCCAG GGGCCGTCATCCTGCGGGTGCCCATCCTGTACGGTGAGGTGGAGCGTGTGGACGAGAGTGCGGTGACCGTGCTGTGGAACCGCGTGCAGGAGGGAGCGGAGAGCTGCACCATAGACCACTGCCAGCAGCGCTTCCCCACGTACTGCAAAGACGTGGCCCGGGTCTGCAGGCAGATGGCCGAGAGAAGAACGCAG GAGCCCACATTGCAAGGCATCTTCCATTATTCTGGTAAAGAGCAAATGACCAAATACGAGATGTCGTGTGCAATAGCTGATGCGTTTAATCTACCCAGCAGCCACCTCATACCG ctGACAGAGCAGCCTGCGGGTGCCGGGGCGCAGCGTCCTCAGAACGCCCAGCTGGAGTGCTCACGGCTGGAGGTGCAGGGCCTGAGCGTGGAGCCCACCCCCTTCAAGACGGCCATCAGGGATGTCCTCTGGCCCTTCCTGCAGGACAAGCGCTGCAGGCAGACCGCCTTTCACTGA
- the mat2b gene encoding methionine adenosyltransferase 2 subunit beta isoform X4 codes for MNQVQGKMPLFEYADYEENVAIPYRRVLVTGATGLLGRAVYEEFQNNAWDSLGCGYTRARPRFLKCNLLDEEALRSIIQQFQPHVIVHCAAERRPDVVERHTEAAFNLNVHTSATLAKEAAGIFLIYISTDYVFDGRNPPYGENDAPNPLNLYGKSKLEGEREVLRHNPGAVILRVPILYGEVERVDESAVTVLWNRVQEGAESCTIDHCQQRFPTYCKDVARVCRQMAERRTQEPTLQGIFHYSGKEQMTKYEMSCAIADAFNLPSSHLIPLTEQPAGAGAQRPQNAQLECSRLEVQGLSVEPTPFKTAIRDVLWPFLQDKRCRQTAFH; via the exons ATGAATCAGGTGCAGGGgaaaatgcctttatttgagtATGCGGACTATGAG GAGAATGTGGCAATCCCATACAGACGCGTGCTAGTAACAGGTGCCACGGGGCTACTTGGTCGCGCTGTGTATGAAGAGTTCCAGAACAATGCCTGGGATTCTCTGGGTTGTGGCTACACACGGGCACGTCCTCGTTTTCTCAAGTGCAACTTGCTGGATGAGGAGGCCTTGCGGTCAATAATCCAGCAGTTTCAG CCCCATGTGATTGTACACTGTGCCGCAGAGAGGAGGCCAGATGTGGTGGAACGCCACACTGAAGCTGCCTTCAACCTCAATGTCCATACATCAGCCACCCTGGCTAAAGAGGCAG CTGGGATCTTTCTCATCTACATCAGCACTGATTATGTGTTTGATGGCCGTAACCCTCCCTATGGAGAGAATGATGCCCCCAATCCCTTAAATCTCTACGGCAAATCCaagctggagggagagagggaagtccTGAGACATAACCCAG GGGCCGTCATCCTGCGGGTGCCCATCCTGTACGGTGAGGTGGAGCGTGTGGACGAGAGTGCGGTGACCGTGCTGTGGAACCGCGTGCAGGAGGGAGCGGAGAGCTGCACCATAGACCACTGCCAGCAGCGCTTCCCCACGTACTGCAAAGACGTGGCCCGGGTCTGCAGGCAGATGGCCGAGAGAAGAACGCAG GAGCCCACATTGCAAGGCATCTTCCATTATTCTGGTAAAGAGCAAATGACCAAATACGAGATGTCGTGTGCAATAGCTGATGCGTTTAATCTACCCAGCAGCCACCTCATACCG ctGACAGAGCAGCCTGCGGGTGCCGGGGCGCAGCGTCCTCAGAACGCCCAGCTGGAGTGCTCACGGCTGGAGGTGCAGGGCCTGAGCGTGGAGCCCACCCCCTTCAAGACGGCCATCAGGGATGTCCTCTGGCCCTTCCTGCAGGACAAGCGCTGCAGGCAGACCGCCTTTCACTGA